A single region of the Brassica rapa cultivar Chiifu-401-42 chromosome A03, CAAS_Brap_v3.01, whole genome shotgun sequence genome encodes:
- the LOC103858008 gene encoding uncharacterized protein LOC103858008 isoform X2, with protein sequence MRIRKRQVPLPLSSLLPVPLSDLYFNRSPTTTTSPYFCGQDRDGVLASLLQLPPPPAPVTDRLIQRDVIRKNEKKALDEDDDDDDVDVKSSTDASGSKNLNPLGESDSSTQVVEKNVVTLRKRRSFISFEEQGDDEEEEEANLGKKGKKRAKKSGALEEGSRCSRVNGRGWRCCQQTLYGYSLCEHHLGKGRVRSMNKSAGRRGGGEKKEVVMEVKKKKRVKLGIVKARSISSLLGQTSTSSGNADVVVSTESEISAPADQFAAYDK encoded by the exons ATGAGAATCCGGAAACGACAAGTTCCTCTTCCTCTTTCGTCTCTATTACCTGTTCCTCTATCAGATCTCTACTTTAACAGGTCACCCACGACCACCACATCTCCATACTTTTGCGGCCAAGACAGAGACGGCGTTCTTGCTTCTCTTCTTCAGCTTCCGCCACCACCGGCGCCGGTTACTGATCgattgattcaaagagatgtGATTAGGAAGAATGAGAAGAAAGCTTTG gatgaggatgatgatgatgatgatgtagaCGTGAAGAGTAGTACTGATGCGTCTGGCAG CAAGAACCTTAATCCCCTAGGAGAATCCGACTCTTCAACACAAG tTGTCGAGAAGAATGTTGTTACTttgaggaagagaagaagcttTATAAGCTTCGAGGAACAAGGAGAtgatgaggaggaagaagaagctaatCTTGGTAAAAAAGGGAAGAAGAGAGCCAAAAAGAGCGGTGCATTAGAGGAAGGATCACGGTGCAGCCGCGTTAACGGTAGAGGATGGAGATGTTGTCAGCAAACTCTTTATGGGTATTCTCTTTGTGAGCACCATCTTGGTAAAGGAAGGGTAAGGAGCATGAACAAGAGTGCAGGCCGTCGTGGCGGCGGCGAGAAAAAGGAGGTGGTGAtggaagtgaagaagaagaagagagtgaagCTTGGAATAGTAAAGGCGCGTTCCATAAGTAGTTTGCTTGGACAAACCAGCACAAGTAGTGGTAATGCTGATGTTGTGGTTTCTACTGAGAGTGAGATAAGTGCACCTGCTGATCAGTTTGCTGCTTATGATAAGTAA
- the LOC103858008 gene encoding uncharacterized protein LOC103858008 isoform X1 — protein sequence MRIRKRQVPLPLSSLLPVPLSDLYFNRSPTTTTSPYFCGQDRDGVLASLLQLPPPPAPVTDRLIQRDVIRKNEKKALKDEDDDDDDVDVKSSTDASGSKNLNPLGESDSSTQVVEKNVVTLRKRRSFISFEEQGDDEEEEEANLGKKGKKRAKKSGALEEGSRCSRVNGRGWRCCQQTLYGYSLCEHHLGKGRVRSMNKSAGRRGGGEKKEVVMEVKKKKRVKLGIVKARSISSLLGQTSTSSGNADVVVSTESEISAPADQFAAYDK from the exons ATGAGAATCCGGAAACGACAAGTTCCTCTTCCTCTTTCGTCTCTATTACCTGTTCCTCTATCAGATCTCTACTTTAACAGGTCACCCACGACCACCACATCTCCATACTTTTGCGGCCAAGACAGAGACGGCGTTCTTGCTTCTCTTCTTCAGCTTCCGCCACCACCGGCGCCGGTTACTGATCgattgattcaaagagatgtGATTAGGAAGAATGAGAAGAAAGCTTTG AaggatgaggatgatgatgatgatgatgtagaCGTGAAGAGTAGTACTGATGCGTCTGGCAG CAAGAACCTTAATCCCCTAGGAGAATCCGACTCTTCAACACAAG tTGTCGAGAAGAATGTTGTTACTttgaggaagagaagaagcttTATAAGCTTCGAGGAACAAGGAGAtgatgaggaggaagaagaagctaatCTTGGTAAAAAAGGGAAGAAGAGAGCCAAAAAGAGCGGTGCATTAGAGGAAGGATCACGGTGCAGCCGCGTTAACGGTAGAGGATGGAGATGTTGTCAGCAAACTCTTTATGGGTATTCTCTTTGTGAGCACCATCTTGGTAAAGGAAGGGTAAGGAGCATGAACAAGAGTGCAGGCCGTCGTGGCGGCGGCGAGAAAAAGGAGGTGGTGAtggaagtgaagaagaagaagagagtgaagCTTGGAATAGTAAAGGCGCGTTCCATAAGTAGTTTGCTTGGACAAACCAGCACAAGTAGTGGTAATGCTGATGTTGTGGTTTCTACTGAGAGTGAGATAAGTGCACCTGCTGATCAGTTTGCTGCTTATGATAAGTAA
- the LOC103858008 gene encoding uncharacterized protein LOC103858008 isoform X3 codes for MRIRKRQVPLPLSSLLPVPLSDLYFNRSPTTTTSPYFCGQDRDGVLASLLQLPPPPAPVTDRLIQRDVIRKNEKKALDDDDDDVDVKSSTDASGSKNLNPLGESDSSTQVVEKNVVTLRKRRSFISFEEQGDDEEEEEANLGKKGKKRAKKSGALEEGSRCSRVNGRGWRCCQQTLYGYSLCEHHLGKGRVRSMNKSAGRRGGGEKKEVVMEVKKKKRVKLGIVKARSISSLLGQTSTSSGNADVVVSTESEISAPADQFAAYDK; via the exons ATGAGAATCCGGAAACGACAAGTTCCTCTTCCTCTTTCGTCTCTATTACCTGTTCCTCTATCAGATCTCTACTTTAACAGGTCACCCACGACCACCACATCTCCATACTTTTGCGGCCAAGACAGAGACGGCGTTCTTGCTTCTCTTCTTCAGCTTCCGCCACCACCGGCGCCGGTTACTGATCgattgattcaaagagatgtGATTAGGAAGAATGAGAAGAAAGCTTTG gatgatgatgatgatgatgtagaCGTGAAGAGTAGTACTGATGCGTCTGGCAG CAAGAACCTTAATCCCCTAGGAGAATCCGACTCTTCAACACAAG tTGTCGAGAAGAATGTTGTTACTttgaggaagagaagaagcttTATAAGCTTCGAGGAACAAGGAGAtgatgaggaggaagaagaagctaatCTTGGTAAAAAAGGGAAGAAGAGAGCCAAAAAGAGCGGTGCATTAGAGGAAGGATCACGGTGCAGCCGCGTTAACGGTAGAGGATGGAGATGTTGTCAGCAAACTCTTTATGGGTATTCTCTTTGTGAGCACCATCTTGGTAAAGGAAGGGTAAGGAGCATGAACAAGAGTGCAGGCCGTCGTGGCGGCGGCGAGAAAAAGGAGGTGGTGAtggaagtgaagaagaagaagagagtgaagCTTGGAATAGTAAAGGCGCGTTCCATAAGTAGTTTGCTTGGACAAACCAGCACAAGTAGTGGTAATGCTGATGTTGTGGTTTCTACTGAGAGTGAGATAAGTGCACCTGCTGATCAGTTTGCTGCTTATGATAAGTAA
- the LOC103858009 gene encoding uncharacterized protein LOC103858009, producing the protein MEYKHFSHPHTLKLQQLQTTKPSDPSPICSGCESAISESATAYICSTCDFKLHEQCGNAVRGMNHPSHAGLHHLTLVPYTTYSAGTFLCRACGCTGGKGFSYCCPLCDFDLHVQCAQLPQVLVHDSHPLHSLLLVYNSAPPAMPFTQFGYVNQLVCNLCNVGMDGRFWSYNCYACNYHVHASCAVNKPKPVAAASAVEKCGTTSDEGGAVSAESVPAQCLETEQTQQPDATTEQVEDPALRQQLELQRLQLELDMSSALANMIGSFNLSSFV; encoded by the coding sequence ATGGAGTACAAACATTTTAGCCATCCACACACTCTAAAACTCCAACAGCTTCAGACAACTAAACCGTCAGATCCTTCACCAATCTGCTCAGGCTGTGAATCAGCCATCTCTGAATCTGCAACCGCATACATATGTTCAACATGTGACTTCAAACTCCATGAGCAATGTGGAAACGCAGTGCGTGGGATGAACCACCCTTCCCACGCAGGGCTCCACCACTTGACTCTAGTCCCTTACACCACTTACAGCGCTGGTACCTTCCTCTGCAGAGCCTGTGGCTGCACTGGAGGTAAAGGGTTCTCTTACTGTTGTCCTTTGTGTGACTTTGACCTCCATGTCCAATGCGCTCAGCTGCCTCAGGTTTTGGTTCATGACTCTCATCCTCTCCACAGTCTTCTTCTAGTTTACAACAGTGCTCCTCCTGCTATGCCTTTTACTCAGTTTGGTTACGTGAATCAGCTTGTCTGTAATCTCTGTAACGTGGGTATGGATGGTAGGTTTTGGTCTTATAACTGTTATGCTTGTAACTATCATGTTCATGCTTCATGTGCTGTGAATAAGCCCAAGCCAGTGGCTGCTGCCTCTGCTGTTGAGAAATGTGGGACAACAAGTGATGAAGGAGGGGCAGTGAGCGCTGAATCTGTTCCTGCTCAGTGTTTGGAGACGGAGCAGACTCAACAGCCAGATGCAACAACAGAGCAAGTCGAAGATCCAGCTTTGAGGCAACAGCTTGAACTTCAAAGGCTTCAGCTTGAGCTAGATATGAGTTCTGCTCTCGCAAACATGATTGGCTCCTTCAATCTCAGTTCTTTTGTTTGA
- the LOC103858010 gene encoding nudix hydrolase 23, chloroplastic — protein sequence MLKAVQILGWSSGLTIISQRLTKTRNSSSSSTISLKLSTFSSSPRRILSFIPTRMSSSQSGSDPLPKSQTFVSVQSSGDVRKIKFCQWCGGPTKHEIPDGEEKLRAICTHCGKIAYQNPKMVVGCLIVHEEKVLLCKRNIQPSHGLWTLPAGYLEVGESAAEGAMRETWEEAGATVEVISPFAQLDIPLIGQTYVIFLARLKNLDFAPGPESLECRLFGLDDIPFDSLAFSSIYVTLNLYLEDLKKGKVKFHYGTINKRPGSSPSDIRAFTLDYHLQP from the exons ATGCTCAAGGCCGTTCAGATCTTGGGTTGGTCATCAGGGTTAACCATCATCTCCCAAAGACTAACCAAAACCCGtaactcctcctcctcctccaccatctCTCTCAAGCTCTCAACTTTCTCCTCATCCCCTCGTAGAATCCTCTCCTTCATCCCGACCCGAATGTCTTCCTCACAATCCGGGTCAGACCCACTTCCCAAGTCTCAGACTTTCGTCTCTGTTCAGTCATCC GGAGATGTTCGTAAGATTAAGTTCTGTCAATGGTGTGGAGGTCCTACGAAGCACGAGATTCCCGACGGAGAAGAGAAGCTTCGAGCTATATGCACACATTGCGGCAAAATCGCTTACCAGAATCCTAAGATG GTTGTAGGTTGTCTTATCGTTCATGAAGAAAAGGTTTTACTTTGCAAACGTAACATTCAACCTTCACACGGTCTATG GACTCTACCTGCTGGTTATCTAGAGGTTGGAGAGTCAGCTGCAGAAGGAGCAATGAGGGAGACTTGGGAAGAAGCAGGAGCCACTGTGGAAGTGATCTCACCTTTTGCTCAACTTGATATTCCTCTTATTGGCCAA ACGTATGTTATCTTCTTGGCAAGACTGAAGAATCTTGATTTTGCACCTGGTCCTGAGTCATTGGAGTGCCGTCTTTTCGGACTAGATGACATACCGTTTGATTCCTTGGCTTTTTCATCTATATATGTTACCTTAAACTTG TACTTGGAAGATCTTAAAAAGGGGAAAGTAAAGTTTCACTATGGTACTATAAACAAAAG GCCTGGAAGTAGTCCTTCTGATATTCGTGCCTTTACTCTTGATTACCATTTGCAGCCATAA